A genomic window from Carassius carassius chromosome 29, fCarCar2.1, whole genome shotgun sequence includes:
- the LOC132110165 gene encoding seipin-like isoform X2, with amino-acid sequence MQPTMEEFDSEDSGVQDVGPQINGLVVQLLETMSVLLLRIRQKLLEISILICVILLVFWVALFLYGSFYYSFMPTANFITPVYFFYRTDCLSPHHSLCSFPVANVSLLKNGKHQVMTYGQPYRITLELEMPESPANQELGMFLVKMNPYSKAGHIVDISARSAMLHYRSSLLQALGTVAFSPLLLTGASEQKQSVMVELYSEFKDDSYNPIVGAIIEIHSQHIQIYRAHLYIFAHFTGIRYLLYHFPLISALIGVMSNFTFLSLIIVLSFLQFNLGGRRTRGKAVMQQEENNEPDDVNDQSEPQDEGKALESFDDIGYKSVEVEESIQDVGVEESEDDSREFAEDEPTCEAGDGEMILRHRNLSQSMLQSSQVLTDTTDKTYQNSVGVCSSC; translated from the exons ATGCAGCCCACTATGGAGGAGTTCGATTCAGAGGATTCTGGTGTTCAAGATGTGGGACCTCAAATCAACGGGCTAGTGGTCCAGCTCCTGGAGACAATGTCAGTGCTTCTGTTGCGAATCAGACAGAAGCTTCTGGAAATTTCTATTCTGATCTGTGTGATTCTGCTGGTGTTCTGGGTGGCTTTATTCCTCTATGGCAGTTTCTATTATTCCTTTATGCCCACAGCCAATTTCATCACACCTGTCTACTTCTTCTACAG GACTGATTGTCTATCTCCTCATCACTCTTTGTGTTCTTTCCCTGTGGCTAATGTCTCTTTACTGAAAAATGGAAAACATCAG GTAATGACATACGGTCAGCCTTATCGGATCACACTAGAGCTGGAAATGCCTGAGTCTCCAGCCAACCAGGAGCTGGGAATGTTCCTAGTAAAAATGAATCCCTATTCTAAAGCTGGTCATATTGTTGACATATCGGCACGTTCT gCAATGCTCCATTATCGCTCCTCTCTTCTTCAGGCTCTGGGCACAGTAGCCTTCTCCCCCTTGCTGTTAACAGGAGCGTCAGAGCAGAAGCAGTCAGTCATGGTGGAGCTGTACTCTGAATTCAAAGATGATTCT TACAACCCCATTGTTGGAGCCATCATTGAGATCCATTCCCAGCATATTCAGATCTACAGAGCTCATCTCTACATCTTTGCTCACTTTACAGGCATCAG GTACCTGCTGTATCACTTCCCCCTGATCTCAGCGCTGATCGGGGTGATGAGTAACTTTACTTTCCTCAGTTTGATCATCGTTCTTAGCTTCCTGCAGTTTAATCTGGGTGGTCGCAGGACTCGTGGAAAG GCTGTTATGCAACAAGAGGAAAATAATGAACCAGATGATGTAAATGATCAGTCTGAACCACAGGATGAAGGAAAGGCACTAG AAAGTTTTGATGACATAGGGTATAAATCAGTGGAGGTGGAAGAATCCATTCAAGACGTGGGGGTGGAGGAGAGTGAAGATGACTCCAGAGAATTCGCTGAAGATGAACCCACCTGTGAAGCTGGGGATGGAGAAATGATTTTGAGGCACAGGAATTTGTCGCAGAGCATGTTACAGTCATCTCAAGTGTTAACAGACACTACAGATAAAACTTATCAAAACAGTGTTGGTGTCTGTTCAAGCTGCTAG
- the LOC132110165 gene encoding seipin-like isoform X1: MQPTMEEFDSEDSGVQDVGPQINGLVVQLLETMSVLLLRIRQKLLEISILICVILLVFWVALFLYGSFYYSFMPTANFITPVYFFYSRTDCLSPHHSLCSFPVANVSLLKNGKHQVMTYGQPYRITLELEMPESPANQELGMFLVKMNPYSKAGHIVDISARSAMLHYRSSLLQALGTVAFSPLLLTGASEQKQSVMVELYSEFKDDSYNPIVGAIIEIHSQHIQIYRAHLYIFAHFTGIRYLLYHFPLISALIGVMSNFTFLSLIIVLSFLQFNLGGRRTRGKAVMQQEENNEPDDVNDQSEPQDEGKALESFDDIGYKSVEVEESIQDVGVEESEDDSREFAEDEPTCEAGDGEMILRHRNLSQSMLQSSQVLTDTTDKTYQNSVGVCSSC, translated from the exons ATGCAGCCCACTATGGAGGAGTTCGATTCAGAGGATTCTGGTGTTCAAGATGTGGGACCTCAAATCAACGGGCTAGTGGTCCAGCTCCTGGAGACAATGTCAGTGCTTCTGTTGCGAATCAGACAGAAGCTTCTGGAAATTTCTATTCTGATCTGTGTGATTCTGCTGGTGTTCTGGGTGGCTTTATTCCTCTATGGCAGTTTCTATTATTCCTTTATGCCCACAGCCAATTTCATCACACCTGTCTACTTCTTCTACAG CAGGACTGATTGTCTATCTCCTCATCACTCTTTGTGTTCTTTCCCTGTGGCTAATGTCTCTTTACTGAAAAATGGAAAACATCAG GTAATGACATACGGTCAGCCTTATCGGATCACACTAGAGCTGGAAATGCCTGAGTCTCCAGCCAACCAGGAGCTGGGAATGTTCCTAGTAAAAATGAATCCCTATTCTAAAGCTGGTCATATTGTTGACATATCGGCACGTTCT gCAATGCTCCATTATCGCTCCTCTCTTCTTCAGGCTCTGGGCACAGTAGCCTTCTCCCCCTTGCTGTTAACAGGAGCGTCAGAGCAGAAGCAGTCAGTCATGGTGGAGCTGTACTCTGAATTCAAAGATGATTCT TACAACCCCATTGTTGGAGCCATCATTGAGATCCATTCCCAGCATATTCAGATCTACAGAGCTCATCTCTACATCTTTGCTCACTTTACAGGCATCAG GTACCTGCTGTATCACTTCCCCCTGATCTCAGCGCTGATCGGGGTGATGAGTAACTTTACTTTCCTCAGTTTGATCATCGTTCTTAGCTTCCTGCAGTTTAATCTGGGTGGTCGCAGGACTCGTGGAAAG GCTGTTATGCAACAAGAGGAAAATAATGAACCAGATGATGTAAATGATCAGTCTGAACCACAGGATGAAGGAAAGGCACTAG AAAGTTTTGATGACATAGGGTATAAATCAGTGGAGGTGGAAGAATCCATTCAAGACGTGGGGGTGGAGGAGAGTGAAGATGACTCCAGAGAATTCGCTGAAGATGAACCCACCTGTGAAGCTGGGGATGGAGAAATGATTTTGAGGCACAGGAATTTGTCGCAGAGCATGTTACAGTCATCTCAAGTGTTAACAGACACTACAGATAAAACTTATCAAAACAGTGTTGGTGTCTGTTCAAGCTGCTAG